The following nucleotide sequence is from Apodemus sylvaticus chromosome 2, mApoSyl1.1, whole genome shotgun sequence.
cctctatctgatgtaggattggtgaagatcttttcccaatttgttggttgccgatctgtcctcacTCATTTTTATGCCAGCATGTTtttgtgagtttatgtgtatatatttatgtgtacaaTCATATATATGACACTTTTGAAAGTTAGAGGACCAGTTGTGCAAGTTGATTCTCTCTGGGATCATATGAGTCTCAGGGACTGAATTCAGATCACCAGGCCCAGTGGCAGGAACCTTTGTCTGCTAAGCCATCTTAATAGGTTCCTatgactatgtatgtatgtatgtatgtatgtatatatgtatttaaatgtatttattttatacatatgtatgtgctcACATGTGAGTGGCACAGTCTttctgtggagatcagaggacaatttgtgggagttgcttctctccttgtATTATGTGAATCTCAGATCTCTATGATTGAATTCAGGTCAACAGGCTCGGTAGCACATGACTTTACCCATTGTACTTTCCTCcagtccttcagctccttcttcagttctttggtCAGTTCTTGCACTTAAATGTCCTGGTCCATCCTTAGGGTAGTAGCCTGATGCTGGAGTTTATAGGGAAGACAACTGAATCTGGATTTCTAGTCTAGATGAAAATGAAGACCCTTCCAATCTCAGGTTATAACAAGGGCTGTGAACTTCCCAGCTAGGCACAACTCTACTCCTCACCACCATCCTACCCTTACATCATCAGGTTGTTCCATAAACTCCACAAACTGCAGCAAGTGTAGGGAAGACTATTTTCTTACACCATCCCAATGCTTTACCAGTTTCTCTGGAGTGTTGACAACTGCCAATGTGGATCCTTTTGTTGCACAATAATCCCTGCTGTCTTTCCAAGATGATTCAGAGGTAGAGAAGAAAAAGCATCTTCCTTGGTGAAAATCCCAGTCTTTTGGACAGACTGGAGAGATTGAAGGAGGACAgatcagagacagaggcagaaaaaatTACACATGATTAGTGGTTTAGAGTGTGATCCCTGGAACAAAGTCATAAAATGATGGGGCACATTTCTTTGTAACTACATCATGATATAAATTCTTCCCAATACAGGAAGAAACTCCACCACTCTAGTCTTCTTTCCTGTTCCTCACACAAAGGGAATGAAAGCTCTTCATAGTCCCTTTGAGCAAAAGTCCCACAAGAAAAGAGGTATTGAGAAAGGCCCTTGAGAGTCCAGCTTGTGAATAccaagggggtgggaggagcccAGGATCATGCACTGTACCTGTTCCATAGCTCCTTGTAGGAATGAAGCTTTCATCATTTCTCCCAAAAATCTGTGAgactgaaataaaaagaaatcctgaTGGTTACTATACAGGGAACACAGGCTGTGGGCTGCTGAATTCTGAGTATTTGTTTCTAAACATCCCTGATCTTGTAGATGATCCAGAGGTGGAAAGAAAAACCACCGTCCTTGATGAAGATCCTATTTGGGACAGGCAGATTTGAGATAGGaaggtacaaaaaaaaaaaaaaaaacgagggaagaagggaaggagagaagaaggaagaagaaactgaAAGAGATGCTATGGAGAAGACAAGGGTCTTGGGCACTCTGTATTAGAATTGTCAAAAACACTGTCTTTGAACCATCCAACTGTTACCACAATCTATTATGCTTGGTACTCAagtcctactctctctctctctgtctgtctgtctgtctgtctgtctatctatctatctatctatctatctatctatctatctatctacccatccatccatcccccatTATGGTAGTAGATGTGAAATGCTTAGGAGAttaaggggggagagagagacagagagagacagagaggggggggagacagagagagggggggagacagagagagagagggggggggagacagagagagagagagagagagagagagagagagagagagagagagacgcctAGGGAGGTTCTCACTCCTTTCTTATATACATGTTTGATACTGTTTCCAGATTGCTGTTTAAAGCACTTTATTTTGGTCTTATCCAATggaatatttttatatcaattcTTTGGGAATTTTACATAAGGCACCCTGATAACACCCACTTCCCAGTTCCCTCACTCTCATCCACCCTTGTTATgtcttccaagaaaaaagaagcggccgggcagtggtggcgcatgcctttaatcccagcacttgggaggcagaggcaggtggatttctgagtttgaggccagcctggtttacagagtgagttccaggacagccagggctacacagagaaaccctgtcttgaaaaaacaaaacaaaacaaaacaaaacaaaacaaaacaaaacaaaacaaaagaaggggaaaataaataattccaagtcttttttttttttccccacacttACTTTTACTCCAGGCTCCACACAGCTCTTTGGCTGTTGCCTTTATTTCTGGAGTTCAAACCCTCTATAAGAGGCTATTATCTATTATCCCAGGCAACCTTTAGATGCTTTTCTCATTAATATTTCCTCAGCTCTATGGATGGTAACTGATTAAAGTGGATCCAGGATTCAGGGAGCTGCAGCAGATAAGGAAATAGGTAACTGATCTCGAGACTTCTCTAAGAGTAGGAGttcacttttttttgttgttgttttttttttttttttggtttttttttttggtttttcgagacagggtttctctgtgtagccctggctacatggtgcacatatatacatggagATAaatcattcacacacataaaaatgaataaatcaaataaaagaaGAGAAGTGGGATTAGAAGCACCACGGCCTCTGTATGTGAaatatctgacatattttttggtgTTATAAATATAGCTTTATTATCAACCTGTTTTTATTCTTATCCCATGGTGGGTCTAGCATAATTTTTAGCTCACAAAATGATGCCTAGTCCTATTTTTGTGAAACATGActtttctcatgtgtgtgtgtgtgtgtgtgtgtgtgtgcatgtgctcatgcgcacatgtgcatgtgtttgtgtgtatgtgttgtatatacATGCTTGGGTggatgtatgtacatgtgtgtgaggatgtgttCACATTTGTGTGTGAGGGGACAAGTGACTGGCACTGAGTGCCTTCTTCAATCTTTGTGCATCTCACGTATTAACACAGGATCTCTTTCTAAAACTGGAGTTCATTAATTCAACTGCACTGACTGGCCAAGGAGCACCAGGGATaccccccatctctgtctccatccACCAGTCTTGctgttacagacacacacagctaaGACTGGACTTTCTCTTCTGTGCTGGAGATCTatgctcaggtcctcatgcatgaAGAGCAGACACTTTAACAAACAAAccatgttattttttgtttgtttgttttgttttgtttttttagactgggtttctctgtgtagccctggctgtcctggaattcactctgtagacctggctagcctcggactcagaaatctgcctgcctctacctccagagtgctgtgattaaaggcgtgccaccactgcccaactcaaACCATCTTCTAATgccagaattttctttcttttctatttttccagacagggtttctctgtgtagcctggactggcctgaaactcactctgtagaccagacaggcctcaaactcagatctacctgcttctgcatcctgagtgctgggattaaaggtgtggccaccacacctggatagaATTTGGTTTGTAACAATTCCTTGTAAGAATCTATGAAATTCACTTACAATACATTAGAGTAGTCCCACGCAAATCATTCTCAAGCCCAGGAGGAGAACTGAGCatcataaattttatatatgGACTGAGGGTGTGTAGCTCAGCACTAGACTTTGTGCTTTCTATGAGCAAGGACCCGAATTTGATCCCTAGTACTAATAGGGGAGAAAATCAGGAAGAGAAAATGATGAATGAGTTTGCTGTTCATTTTCATACTTGTAAAGGAGAACAGGACTTTTGTGTAGTAGGGTTTGTATGCAAATTCATTGGAACGGTTGGAATTCAGGACATAGAAGCTGGATGCTAGAGAGATTACCATTCTGCACACTAGTGGTTCCATAGCTCTCCGTGGGGATGAATCCATCATTACTTTTGTCAAAAACCTGTGGGACTGCAAAGAAAACCAGCTAGTGGCTCAGCCCCAGTGTGGCTGCAAAGAAAGGCAGCAAATGAGCCACAGGGGATGCCAGGAAACTGTGTCCACAGAAGGAAGCACTGAGCTCTCTACCTCCATGGGGTGTGTGCATAGTCACACTTCGCTCACCTACCTGTGCATCTGTTCTGCACCCGTTATGGTTATTACGCGTTCACATTGGGTCACAAGGAAAATACCTCTTACTCAACTGCTGCAATTTACCcacatttccttccttcatttttttcctattggCTTCAGAACTAAATCTTTGTCTATGGGGCTGCTTATGTATATTGAGAAGAAtttatgtataacacacacacacacacacacacacacacacacacacacttccctttGTTAAATCTTGTTCTTAAAGTTAGCTCTTCAGACAGCTTTATTGGATTGAActgaaactaatttttaaaattatagcaaCAATAAAAAGCCAGACTAAATATTCTAGTTTAGATTATCCAGTGAAGACTCTCTACAAAGCTTCATGTAATGGTTTTATCCTTTTTACAGTCAGTTGTCTGTATTATACAGTTGTCTATCTCCATTGTAGGTCATGGAACCTGACCTCACACTTCTGCTAGAGTGTGAGAAGACAATGTGGAAGAACTTGGGCACTGAACCGCTGCACTCAATCTGTCATTCTGAGCAGAATAAAGCAATGAGGATGCTGGGGAGAGGCTCCAGCAATACTCACAGTACAGCAGAAAAAAGGT
It contains:
- the Clec5a gene encoding C-type lectin domain family 5 member A isoform X1, with amino-acid sequence MNWHMIISGLIVVVVKVVGMTFFLLYFPQVFDKSNDGFIPTESYGTTSVQNVSQIFGRNDESFIPTRSYGTVCPKDWDFHQGRCFFFSTSESSWKDSRDYCATKGSTLAVVNTPEKLNFLQDIAGAENYFIGLIRQPGQKKWLWIDNSVFNGNVTNQDQNFDCVTIGLTKTFDAASCDVRYRWICEGTAK